In a genomic window of Pontibacter liquoris:
- a CDS encoding plastocyanin/azurin family copper-binding protein produces MRSSIARRLSGVYLVCAFFLLYGHTPARVNPAPKTYTVEIKQMQFQPAELTVQKGDKIVFINRDIVTHNVTEASGKTWKSPDLISGKSWSMVATKSAVYYCSYHPVMKGTIRVQ; encoded by the coding sequence ATGAGATCTTCCATTGCGCGCCGGCTAAGTGGGGTATACCTGGTGTGTGCCTTCTTTCTTTTGTATGGGCACACACCAGCCCGGGTTAACCCTGCCCCTAAAACATATACCGTAGAAATAAAGCAGATGCAGTTTCAGCCGGCGGAGCTTACCGTGCAGAAGGGCGACAAAATTGTTTTTATTAACCGGGACATCGTTACCCACAACGTAACAGAAGCTTCAGGCAAAACCTGGAAGTCACCGGACCTGATCTCCGGAAAATCCTGGAGCATGGTAGCCACCAAAAGTGCAGTCTATTACTGCAGCTATCACCCGGTGATGAAGGGGACCATACGTGTGCAATAA
- a CDS encoding cyanophycinase translates to MQVPKGKLVAIGGNEDKGTGEATLARQGSFFDQGILKRIHDELYGPGTRIEVVTTAALVPEQAGEVYTHAFLLLGCDNVGVLPIQQAADAHRPDYLERLCKADAVMFTGGDQSRITRVFLHSEALAILRRRYQQEEKFLISGTSAGAMALSLHMIHGSLEMDSLVKGTVTMQAGLGLLKHVIIDTHFVNRRRIPRLIEAIACVPSCIGIGLGEDTGILIKQNRCIETIGSGLVIVLDGRRLEKNNYKDIREGEALCMENLIMHVLPKGQAYNIASGDFV, encoded by the coding sequence ATGCAGGTGCCGAAAGGAAAGTTAGTGGCCATTGGCGGCAACGAGGACAAAGGAACGGGAGAGGCAACGCTCGCCAGGCAGGGCTCCTTTTTTGACCAGGGCATTTTGAAGCGGATACACGACGAACTGTACGGGCCGGGCACCCGCATCGAGGTAGTGACCACGGCAGCCCTGGTGCCCGAACAGGCTGGCGAAGTGTATACGCATGCGTTCCTGTTGCTAGGCTGTGATAATGTGGGCGTGCTGCCCATACAACAAGCTGCGGATGCCCACCGGCCCGACTACCTGGAGCGGCTCTGCAAAGCGGATGCCGTGATGTTTACGGGCGGCGACCAAAGCCGTATTACGCGGGTTTTTCTTCATTCGGAGGCACTCGCCATACTTCGGCGCCGCTATCAACAGGAGGAAAAGTTCCTAATTTCCGGGACCAGTGCCGGCGCTATGGCCCTGTCGTTGCACATGATACATGGCTCGCTGGAGATGGACTCGCTGGTGAAAGGAACTGTGACGATGCAGGCTGGCCTGGGGCTGCTGAAGCATGTGATCATAGACACCCACTTTGTAAACCGCCGCCGCATCCCGCGCCTCATCGAGGCCATTGCTTGCGTGCCTTCCTGCATCGGCATCGGTCTTGGAGAAGATACCGGCATCCTGATAAAACAGAACCGGTGCATCGAAACGATCGGCTCAGGGCTGGTAATCGTGCTCGACGGGCGCAGGCTGGAAAAAAACAATTACAAGGACATCCGCGAAGGCGAGGCACTTTGCATGGAGAACCTGATCATGCATGTGTTGCCAAAAGGACAGGCCTATAACATTGCCTCCGGCGATTTTGTATAA
- a CDS encoding LLM class flavin-dependent oxidoreductase — MTNEKQNLAGIPVSVLDLVPVLEGKTAAESFRNSADLAQHAEQWGYQRYWLAEHHNIAGIASSATSLLIGHIASSTSTIRVGSGGIMLPNHAPLVIAEQFGTLETLYPGRIDLGLGRAPGTDQVTAMALRRDLRGNVEDFPQHVAELQAYLGPADAGARVRAIPGEGTRVPIWLLGSSTYGAQLAGMMGLPYAFASHFAPASLQLALKVYRESFQPSESLQEPYAMACVNVVAADTDEEANRLATTLYMSFLNVIRGTGKPAQPPVDSMDGLWDGSEKYSVHQMLRYSFIGSAHTVQEELQAFLDDTQVDEIMVASNIYEHAARLHSYELLSGLFKKV, encoded by the coding sequence ATGACAAACGAAAAGCAAAACCTGGCTGGTATTCCTGTATCCGTACTCGATCTGGTGCCTGTGCTGGAAGGTAAAACCGCGGCCGAGTCGTTCCGTAACAGCGCAGACCTGGCGCAGCACGCCGAGCAGTGGGGTTACCAGCGCTACTGGCTGGCCGAGCACCACAACATTGCCGGCATTGCCAGTTCGGCCACCTCGCTGCTGATCGGCCATATAGCCAGCAGCACGTCCACGATCCGGGTAGGCTCGGGCGGCATTATGCTCCCCAACCACGCCCCATTAGTCATTGCCGAGCAATTCGGCACGCTCGAAACCCTTTACCCCGGCCGCATTGATCTGGGCCTGGGCCGCGCGCCCGGCACAGACCAGGTAACAGCCATGGCCCTGCGCCGCGACCTGCGGGGCAACGTGGAGGATTTTCCGCAGCATGTAGCGGAGTTACAGGCTTACCTGGGACCAGCCGATGCCGGCGCGCGGGTGCGCGCCATTCCCGGGGAAGGTACCCGGGTACCTATCTGGCTGCTGGGCTCCAGCACCTATGGCGCCCAGTTGGCCGGTATGATGGGATTACCCTATGCCTTTGCCAGCCATTTTGCCCCGGCCAGCCTGCAGCTTGCCCTCAAAGTATACCGCGAAAGCTTCCAACCCTCCGAAAGCCTGCAGGAACCCTATGCTATGGCCTGCGTGAATGTAGTTGCCGCCGACACGGACGAAGAAGCAAACCGCCTGGCTACTACGCTATACATGTCGTTCCTGAATGTCATCCGCGGCACCGGAAAGCCGGCCCAGCCGCCGGTGGATAGTATGGACGGCCTTTGGGATGGCTCGGAAAAATATTCGGTGCACCAGATGCTGCGTTATTCCTTTATCGGCAGTGCCCACACCGTGCAGGAAGAGCTACAGGCGTTCCTCGACGATACGCAGGTAGACGAGATCATGGTGGCTTCCAACATTTACGAGCACGCGGCCAGGCTGCACTCTTACGAGCTGCTTTCAGGCTTATTCAAAAAGGTATAA
- a CDS encoding DsbA family oxidoreductase: protein MKVDIWSDIMCPFCYIGKRKFENALAQFPNAQEVEVVWHSYQLQPDVQHVPGKDTYDFLAEIKGTTRQQAQEMNNRVADMAREVDLHYNFDKVQVANTFDAHRLTHLAASHGLQSQAEERLFAAHFIEGKNVQDPETLVQLGTEIGLDAAEVRTMLASDALAEEVNADIQTAQQIGVNGVPFFVINHKYGLSGAQPSEVFLKALQQVWQEEKTEK from the coding sequence ATGAAAGTAGACATCTGGTCCGATATCATGTGCCCCTTCTGCTATATTGGCAAACGCAAGTTTGAAAACGCGCTGGCACAATTCCCCAACGCCCAAGAAGTAGAAGTGGTTTGGCACAGCTACCAGCTGCAGCCCGACGTGCAGCATGTGCCCGGCAAGGACACCTATGATTTTCTGGCGGAAATAAAAGGCACTACCCGCCAGCAGGCGCAGGAAATGAACAACCGCGTGGCTGACATGGCCCGGGAAGTAGACCTACACTATAATTTTGACAAAGTACAGGTGGCCAACACTTTCGATGCCCACCGCCTGACCCATTTAGCAGCCAGCCATGGCCTGCAGAGCCAGGCAGAGGAGCGCCTCTTTGCAGCCCACTTTATTGAAGGCAAGAACGTGCAGGATCCTGAAACACTGGTGCAACTGGGAACTGAGATCGGCCTGGACGCAGCCGAGGTGCGCACCATGCTGGCGTCTGATGCGCTGGCCGAAGAGGTAAACGCCGATATCCAAACAGCCCAGCAGATCGGCGTCAACGGCGTGCCCTTTTTTGTGATCAACCACAAGTATGGCCTCTCGGGCGCCCAGCCCAGCGAGGTTTTCCTGAAAGCCCTGCAGCAGGTATGGCAGGAAGAAAAAACTGAAAAATAA
- the ggt gene encoding gamma-glutamyltransferase, protein MGLRATKAATLQVWLLLITLLPGLLSSCATNTQIAGNSKARGYTAEKAMVVSAHPEASRVGMQIMEQGGNAYDAAVATQFALAVALPVAGNIGGGGFMVYRSASGQTGALDYRETAPVAASETMYQDSAGNVVDGLSTDGHLAVGVPGSVDGMVKLHQKLGSLPWAALVQPAIDLARNGVVLTQKEADGLNSSREAFISNNKHMPYLVRSRPWQPGDTLRHPDLARTLERIRDKGREGFYAGETADLLVKEMKRGGGIISTQDLADYTSVWRQAVEGTYKDYKVISMPPPSSGGIALLQLLTMVEPYNLHKYGWQSAEAVQVMTEAERRVYADRAQYLGDPDFVQVPAQQLLDKDYLKARMRTMSLAQATPSEVVKAGELQVHESDQTTHFSIVDPAGNAVSITTTLNGAYGSKVVVEGAGFLLNNEMDDFSAKPGVPNMFGLVGGKANAIQPHKRMLSSMTPTILEKNGKLYMVVGTPGGSTIITSVFQTVLNVLEHDMTMQQAVAAPRFHHQWLPDELQHEQTALAAEVRATLTSKGYKLEPRGRYGRVDAILVLPDGTLEAGADPRGDDAAAGF, encoded by the coding sequence ATGGGCTTAAGAGCAACGAAAGCAGCTACGCTTCAGGTATGGCTGCTGTTGATAACACTGTTACCCGGCTTGCTAAGCAGCTGCGCCACCAATACGCAGATAGCAGGCAACAGCAAGGCGCGGGGGTATACCGCCGAAAAAGCAATGGTGGTATCGGCGCACCCCGAGGCCTCGCGGGTGGGCATGCAGATTATGGAGCAGGGCGGCAACGCCTATGATGCGGCCGTAGCGACCCAGTTTGCACTGGCCGTGGCCTTGCCCGTGGCCGGCAACATCGGCGGCGGCGGCTTTATGGTATACCGCAGCGCCTCCGGCCAGACGGGTGCCCTGGACTATCGCGAGACAGCCCCGGTAGCGGCTTCCGAAACCATGTACCAGGACAGCGCCGGCAATGTGGTGGATGGCCTGAGCACCGACGGCCACCTGGCTGTGGGCGTGCCCGGTTCGGTAGACGGCATGGTGAAACTGCACCAGAAGCTGGGGTCTTTGCCCTGGGCCGCCCTGGTGCAGCCCGCCATCGACCTGGCCCGCAACGGCGTGGTATTAACGCAGAAAGAGGCTGACGGCCTGAACAGCTCCCGCGAGGCTTTTATCAGCAATAACAAGCATATGCCCTACTTGGTGCGCAGCCGGCCATGGCAACCCGGCGATACGCTGCGCCACCCCGACCTGGCCCGCACGCTGGAGCGCATCCGCGACAAAGGCCGCGAAGGGTTTTACGCCGGCGAAACAGCCGACCTGCTGGTAAAGGAAATGAAGCGCGGTGGCGGTATTATTTCCACGCAGGATCTGGCAGATTATACTTCGGTATGGCGCCAGGCAGTGGAAGGCACTTACAAAGACTATAAAGTGATTTCGATGCCGCCGCCTTCCAGTGGGGGTATTGCCCTGCTGCAACTCCTCACGATGGTGGAACCTTATAACCTGCACAAGTATGGCTGGCAAAGTGCCGAAGCCGTGCAGGTGATGACGGAGGCCGAGCGCCGCGTGTATGCCGACCGTGCCCAATACCTGGGCGACCCGGATTTTGTGCAGGTGCCCGCGCAGCAACTGCTCGACAAAGACTACCTGAAAGCGCGCATGCGTACCATGAGCCTGGCGCAGGCCACCCCTTCCGAAGTCGTGAAAGCGGGCGAGCTGCAGGTGCATGAATCAGACCAGACCACCCATTTTAGTATCGTGGACCCTGCTGGCAACGCAGTTTCCATTACCACCACGCTCAACGGGGCCTATGGTTCCAAAGTAGTGGTAGAGGGCGCGGGTTTCCTGCTCAACAACGAGATGGATGACTTCAGCGCCAAGCCGGGCGTGCCTAACATGTTCGGGCTGGTAGGCGGCAAAGCCAATGCCATACAGCCCCACAAGCGCATGCTCAGCTCCATGACGCCCACCATACTGGAGAAAAACGGTAAACTCTACATGGTGGTCGGCACGCCGGGAGGTTCAACCATCATTACCTCTGTTTTCCAGACGGTGCTCAATGTACTGGAACATGACATGACGATGCAACAGGCCGTGGCGGCCCCGCGTTTCCACCACCAGTGGCTCCCCGACGAGCTCCAGCACGAACAAACTGCCCTGGCTGCCGAAGTGCGCGCCACCCTGACTAGCAAAGGGTATAAGCTGGAGCCCCGCGGCCGTTACGGCCGGGTAGATGCCATCCTAGTGCTGCCGGATGGCACCCTGGAAGCCGGCGCCGACCCGCGCGGCGACGATGCTGCAGCCGGTTTTTAA
- a CDS encoding bifunctional 4-hydroxy-2-oxoglutarate aldolase/2-dehydro-3-deoxy-phosphogluconate aldolase — protein MATDKNQVLDQLLKTPVLPVYFHPDATECRAVLEACYAGGIRVFEFTDRGPEALDNFTLLKEDARTKYPDLKLGIGTIKTSARAEEFIAAGADFIVCPIMDAAIGRTVQQHGLLWVPGCMTPTEIAQAEKAGAPLVKLFPGNLLGTDFLKAIKPLFPGLLFMPTGGVAPTRASITEWFAAGVKAVGLGSKLFEHDATDDQHGHAWLSKRSTQVLQWATNGK, from the coding sequence ATGGCGACTGATAAAAACCAGGTTCTCGACCAGCTGCTTAAAACGCCTGTGCTCCCGGTATACTTTCACCCCGATGCAACCGAATGCCGTGCGGTGCTGGAAGCCTGCTACGCGGGGGGCATTCGGGTATTTGAGTTTACCGACCGGGGCCCGGAAGCGCTCGATAACTTCACGCTTCTAAAAGAAGATGCCCGCACCAAATACCCGGATCTGAAACTGGGCATCGGCACAATCAAGACCAGTGCCCGGGCCGAGGAATTCATCGCGGCAGGCGCTGACTTTATTGTTTGCCCGATCATGGATGCGGCTATTGGCCGCACGGTGCAGCAGCACGGGTTGCTGTGGGTGCCCGGCTGCATGACCCCTACCGAAATTGCGCAGGCCGAAAAAGCAGGCGCCCCACTAGTCAAGCTGTTTCCAGGCAACCTGCTCGGCACCGACTTTCTGAAGGCTATCAAACCCTTGTTTCCCGGCCTGCTGTTTATGCCCACAGGCGGCGTAGCGCCCACCCGGGCAAGTATAACCGAGTGGTTTGCAGCGGGTGTAAAAGCCGTGGGGCTGGGCTCCAAGCTTTTTGAACACGATGCCACGGATGACCAGCACGGCCATGCATGGCTGAGCAAGCGCAGTACCCAGGTACTGCAATGGGCAACTAATGGAAAGTAG
- a CDS encoding sugar kinase, whose protein sequence is MRQGKIFAFGELLWRLATTDQGLQAAGATLQMHPGGAEANVAASLGLWQLPCSYFTCVPQNELAQKALKVLQNAGVDTSPVLRQGDRMGLYFLLAANGLSTGQVVYDRKYSAFSQLAPGTIDWEQVLQDYTWFHWSAISPALNAQVAAVCKEALTAARKLGLTISVDLNYRNRLWDYGKTPLEVMPELVAYCDVVMGNIWAAHTMLGTPLAPGLSRQTSREDYLAHAAQTAGVLQKTYLQCRHVAFTFRFMDTPQHNLFYGSYHHGGQDFASEQYETFEVLDRTGSGDAFMAGLLYGLYHQLDGQAIVDFASAAAIQKLFVAGDFGQHTVSEIKASMATLWSS, encoded by the coding sequence ATGAGACAAGGCAAGATATTCGCTTTCGGGGAACTGCTCTGGCGGCTGGCCACTACCGATCAGGGGCTGCAAGCTGCCGGGGCTACGCTGCAGATGCACCCAGGTGGCGCTGAGGCGAACGTAGCAGCCTCGCTGGGCCTTTGGCAACTGCCCTGCTCCTACTTTACCTGCGTGCCACAAAATGAACTGGCGCAGAAAGCGCTGAAGGTGCTGCAAAACGCCGGCGTGGATACCAGCCCGGTGCTGCGGCAGGGCGACCGGATGGGCTTATACTTCCTGCTGGCCGCCAATGGCCTGAGTACCGGCCAGGTGGTATACGACCGCAAGTACTCGGCTTTCAGTCAGCTGGCGCCCGGCACCATCGACTGGGAACAGGTGCTGCAGGATTATACATGGTTTCACTGGAGCGCCATCTCGCCGGCCCTCAATGCCCAAGTAGCAGCCGTGTGCAAAGAGGCCCTTACCGCAGCCAGAAAGCTGGGGCTGACTATTTCGGTGGACCTGAACTACCGAAATCGGCTCTGGGATTATGGCAAAACACCCCTGGAGGTGATGCCCGAACTGGTGGCGTATTGTGATGTGGTGATGGGCAACATCTGGGCTGCGCATACGATGCTTGGCACGCCGCTGGCACCGGGCCTGAGCCGGCAGACCAGCCGGGAAGATTACCTGGCGCATGCTGCGCAAACGGCCGGAGTCCTGCAGAAAACATACCTGCAGTGCCGCCATGTAGCCTTTACCTTCCGGTTTATGGATACCCCGCAGCACAACCTCTTTTACGGCTCTTACCACCACGGCGGGCAGGATTTTGCTTCTGAACAGTATGAAACGTTTGAGGTACTGGACCGCACCGGCAGCGGCGATGCGTTTATGGCCGGGCTGCTCTATGGCTTATACCACCAGCTGGATGGTCAGGCGATTGTAGACTTTGCCAGCGCCGCCGCTATTCAGAAACTGTTTGTGGCCGGCGACTTTGGCCAACATACCGTATCAGAAATAAAAGCAAGTATGGCCACTTTGTGGAGTTCCTGA
- the xylA gene encoding xylose isomerase, with protein MANIVLGEKEYFKGIGQIKYEGPESDNPLAYRWYDENKVVAGKTLKDHLRFAVAYWHSFNANGSDPFGGPTLNFAWNTKADPIESAKDKMDAAFEFITKMNMPYYCFHDVDVVDYTNDVAENERRLQTMVAYAKQKQQESGVKLLWGTANVFSHSRYMNGASTNPDFHVLAHAAAQVKGALDATIALGGENYVFWGGREGYMTLLNTDMKREQEHLARFLQTARDYARKQGFKGTFFIEPKPMEPTKHQYDYDVATVAGFLRKYDLLEDFKINIEVNHATLAGHTFQHELQAAADAGLLGSIDANRGDYQNGWDTDQFPNNINELTEAMLVFLEAGGVQGGGINFDAKIRRNSTDPADLFYAHIGGADTFARALITADKILQNSDFRKIREERYASFDSGKGKAYEQGKLSLEDLRNYAAEQGEPEVRSGRQEYLENLINRYI; from the coding sequence ATGGCAAACATTGTATTAGGAGAAAAGGAATATTTTAAAGGCATCGGCCAGATCAAGTATGAAGGCCCGGAATCAGATAACCCGCTGGCTTACCGCTGGTACGACGAGAACAAAGTGGTGGCCGGCAAAACCCTGAAAGACCACCTGCGCTTTGCCGTGGCGTACTGGCACTCGTTCAATGCCAACGGCTCTGACCCGTTTGGTGGCCCTACGCTGAACTTTGCATGGAATACGAAAGCAGACCCGATCGAAAGTGCCAAAGATAAAATGGACGCGGCGTTCGAGTTTATCACCAAAATGAACATGCCCTACTACTGCTTCCACGACGTGGATGTAGTGGATTATACCAACGATGTAGCCGAAAACGAAAGAAGGTTGCAGACGATGGTGGCGTATGCCAAACAGAAGCAGCAGGAAAGCGGGGTGAAACTGCTTTGGGGCACGGCCAACGTGTTCTCGCACAGCCGCTACATGAACGGAGCTTCTACCAACCCCGACTTCCATGTGCTGGCGCATGCCGCTGCGCAGGTAAAAGGCGCCCTGGATGCGACCATTGCCTTGGGTGGAGAGAATTACGTGTTCTGGGGTGGCCGCGAAGGCTACATGACGCTGCTCAACACAGACATGAAACGAGAGCAGGAGCACTTGGCCCGCTTCCTGCAGACGGCTAGAGACTACGCCCGCAAGCAGGGCTTTAAAGGCACGTTCTTTATCGAGCCAAAGCCGATGGAGCCTACCAAGCACCAGTATGATTATGATGTAGCCACGGTAGCCGGCTTCCTGCGCAAGTATGATCTGCTGGAAGATTTCAAGATCAACATCGAGGTAAACCACGCCACGCTGGCCGGCCATACCTTCCAGCATGAGCTGCAGGCAGCCGCCGATGCCGGCTTGCTCGGAAGTATAGACGCCAACCGCGGCGATTACCAGAACGGCTGGGATACCGACCAGTTCCCTAACAACATCAACGAGCTGACAGAGGCCATGCTGGTCTTCCTGGAAGCCGGTGGCGTGCAGGGCGGCGGTATCAACTTCGACGCCAAGATCAGAAGGAACTCCACTGACCCGGCCGACCTGTTCTACGCCCACATTGGCGGCGCCGACACATTTGCCCGTGCACTCATCACAGCCGATAAGATTCTGCAGAACTCGGATTTCCGGAAGATCCGCGAGGAGCGCTATGCCTCTTTCGACAGCGGCAAGGGCAAGGCCTATGAGCAAGGCAAGCTGAGCCTGGAAGACCTGCGCAACTATGCTGCCGAGCAGGGGGAGCCGGAAGTAAGAAGCGGCCGCCAGGAGTACCTCGAGAACCTGATCAACCGTTATATTTAA
- a CDS encoding xylulokinase, with amino-acid sequence MLLLGIDVGTSSIKVAVVDALTQECVASAQFPDEESAIISPKAGWAEQSPEMWWEHAKTAILRANATGKYNPKDIGAIGIAYQMHGLVVVDKAQQTLRNAIIWCDSRAVEIGNKAFESIGPEKSLAHLLNSPGNFTASKLAWVKENEPALYESIDKIMLPGDYVAMKLTGSITTSVSALSEGVFWDFQEDQLSGDVLDYYQFEKSLIPTINPVFSEHGTVQQAVAAELGLTAGIPVTYKSGDQPNNALSLNVLRPGEVAATAGTSGVIYGVSDQLIYDPQSRVNTFAHVNYGEAQKRLGVLLCINGTGSLNRWIKTIAGTGISYAEMNRLAAGIPVGSNDLRVIPFGNGAERMLGNKLVGSHFHNIDLNLHTKAHLFRGVQEGIAFAFRYGLDIMRESGMNPSIIRAGKANLFLSDTFTEAFVNATHVPVELYQNDGSVGAALGAGIGVKAFQSEEEAFTKSKKLQVVEPTAIDQYEPVYQEWKALLQQHLNKN; translated from the coding sequence ATGCTCTTATTAGGTATAGACGTCGGAACATCGTCCATTAAAGTAGCGGTAGTAGATGCCCTGACCCAGGAATGCGTGGCTTCGGCCCAGTTTCCGGATGAAGAATCGGCTATCATCTCTCCCAAAGCAGGTTGGGCCGAGCAGTCGCCGGAAATGTGGTGGGAGCATGCCAAAACAGCCATCCTGCGGGCCAATGCCACAGGCAAGTATAACCCCAAGGATATCGGCGCCATTGGCATTGCCTACCAGATGCACGGGCTGGTCGTGGTAGACAAGGCCCAGCAAACGCTGCGCAATGCCATAATCTGGTGCGACAGCCGCGCCGTGGAGATCGGAAACAAAGCCTTTGAAAGCATTGGTCCTGAAAAAAGCCTGGCACACCTGCTCAACTCACCGGGTAATTTTACGGCCTCCAAGCTGGCCTGGGTAAAGGAAAACGAGCCAGCGCTGTACGAAAGTATCGACAAGATCATGCTGCCCGGCGATTACGTGGCCATGAAGCTGACGGGCAGCATCACCACCAGCGTGTCGGCCCTGTCGGAAGGCGTGTTCTGGGATTTTCAGGAGGACCAGCTCTCGGGCGATGTGCTGGACTATTACCAGTTTGAGAAGTCGCTGATTCCTACCATTAACCCGGTGTTTTCGGAGCATGGTACCGTGCAGCAAGCCGTGGCCGCGGAACTGGGCCTGACAGCAGGCATTCCGGTCACCTATAAATCGGGCGACCAGCCCAACAACGCGCTCTCGCTTAACGTGCTCAGGCCGGGCGAAGTAGCCGCCACGGCCGGCACCTCGGGCGTGATCTATGGCGTAAGCGATCAGCTCATCTATGACCCCCAGTCCCGGGTAAACACCTTTGCCCACGTCAACTATGGCGAGGCGCAGAAGCGGCTGGGTGTGTTGCTGTGCATCAACGGCACGGGCAGCCTCAATCGCTGGATCAAAACCATTGCCGGCACAGGCATCAGTTACGCCGAAATGAACCGGCTGGCTGCCGGCATTCCTGTTGGCAGCAACGATCTGCGCGTGATTCCGTTTGGCAATGGTGCCGAGCGCATGCTGGGTAATAAACTGGTGGGCAGCCACTTTCACAACATCGACCTGAACCTGCATACCAAAGCGCACCTGTTCCGGGGCGTGCAGGAGGGCATTGCCTTTGCATTCCGCTACGGCCTGGACATTATGCGCGAAAGCGGCATGAACCCCAGCATTATCCGGGCAGGCAAGGCCAACCTGTTTCTGAGCGACACCTTTACGGAGGCGTTTGTGAACGCCACGCACGTGCCGGTGGAGCTCTACCAGAACGACGGCAGCGTAGGCGCTGCCCTGGGCGCAGGCATCGGGGTAAAAGCCTTTCAGTCGGAAGAGGAAGCCTTTACCAAAAGCAAAAAGCTGCAGGTAGTCGAGCCCACCGCCATCGACCAATATGAGCCGGTTTACCAGGAGTGGAAAGCGCTGCTGCAGCAACATCTGAATAAAAACTAA
- a CDS encoding endo-1,4-beta-xylanase: protein MIKSKRWLMACLVLASCGFTATTSPEASLKKVFKNDFLMGAALNGKQASGKDPEATAIITQHFNTISPENVLKWEAIHPQPEKYNFGPADAYVAFGRQHNMFTVGHTLVWHSQTPDWVFEDAHGKAAGKALLQQRMAEHINTVAGRYKGQIGGWDVVNEALNDDGTLRQSKWYTIIGEDYLAQAYQLARKADPKAELYYNDYNLWKPAKREGALRLVRSLQAKGLKVDGIGMQGHWGLESPSIAQIEESIVAFSKVGKVMITELDIDVLPNPSNRNGADIDATFAFDEKYNVYTNGLPEEVQQKLARRYADIFALFHKHREKIARVTFWGVTDADSWLNNWPIKGRTSYPLLFDRTYQPKPALDAVLKSVSKSSSSQ, encoded by the coding sequence ATGATTAAAAGCAAACGATGGTTAATGGCCTGCCTGGTGCTGGCCAGCTGTGGGTTTACGGCCACCACAAGCCCGGAGGCTTCACTCAAAAAAGTATTTAAAAACGACTTTTTAATGGGTGCAGCTTTAAACGGCAAACAGGCAAGCGGCAAAGACCCGGAAGCGACGGCCATAATCACGCAGCACTTTAACACCATCAGCCCGGAAAACGTGTTGAAGTGGGAAGCCATTCACCCGCAGCCCGAGAAGTATAACTTTGGCCCGGCTGATGCTTATGTGGCGTTTGGTCGCCAGCACAACATGTTTACCGTAGGCCATACTCTGGTGTGGCACAGCCAGACGCCGGATTGGGTGTTTGAGGATGCGCACGGCAAGGCGGCTGGCAAAGCGCTGCTGCAGCAACGCATGGCAGAGCACATCAACACGGTGGCCGGCAGGTATAAAGGCCAGATAGGTGGCTGGGATGTGGTGAACGAGGCGCTGAACGACGACGGCACCCTGCGGCAATCCAAGTGGTATACCATTATCGGGGAAGACTACCTGGCGCAGGCTTACCAGTTGGCCCGCAAAGCCGATCCCAAAGCCGAGCTATACTACAACGACTATAACCTCTGGAAACCGGCCAAACGCGAAGGCGCTCTGCGCCTGGTGCGCAGCCTGCAGGCAAAGGGCCTGAAAGTGGACGGTATTGGCATGCAGGGCCACTGGGGTCTGGAGAGCCCCAGCATCGCGCAGATCGAAGAAAGCATCGTCGCCTTCTCGAAAGTAGGGAAAGTAATGATCACCGAACTCGACATCGATGTGCTGCCTAACCCCAGCAACCGCAACGGCGCCGACATTGACGCGACCTTTGCCTTCGACGAAAAGTATAATGTGTATACCAACGGGTTGCCCGAAGAGGTGCAGCAGAAACTGGCCAGGCGCTATGCCGACATCTTTGCCCTTTTTCATAAGCATCGTGAAAAGATTGCGCGCGTTACCTTCTGGGGCGTGACGGATGCCGATTCGTGGCTCAACAACTGGCCTATCAAAGGGCGCACCAGCTATCCGCTGCTCTTCGACCGTACTTACCAGCCCAAGCCGGCGCTGGATGCGGTGCTTAAAAGTGTCTCTAAAAGTTCATCCTCCCAATAA